The Ignavibacteriales bacterium sequence GGGCTATTTCAAATTGTTTTGTTTTAGTGATATCCTGAACAATACCGAATGCAATCTTCTTTTCATTGTCATATTCTGCAATTGCGTGAATATCAATTACTTCTCCTGTATCAGCTTTTCTAATTTTAAATTCAATGTCTAATGGATCACCATGTTTAATCAATTTGCTCAAAGCATCATCTAGTTTTGAGCGGTACTCATGCAAAGCCATTTTCTGAATTGTAGAGACTTTCCATTGTGTTCCTTTAAGACCATAGATTTTAGAAGCGCCTTCAGAAACCAACATATCGCCGGAGGCCAAATGATATTCCCAGTGTCCGGCTTTTGTTACAAATTCTGCTCTTCTTAATCTTGCTTCGCTCTTCCGGACAATTTTTTCAGAATTTTGTTCGTCAGATTTATTACGGAAGATTAAAACGGATCCTTCAATTTTACCCAATTGATCACGAACCGGAGCACTGCTTTCGGTAATAGGAATCTCTTTTCCATTCCTTGAGATTAGGATGGTATGATTTGTTAGTCCGAAGGTCACTTTTTGGTTTAAAACTTTTGTAATTGGATTTTCGACTTTGTTACGGGTAACATCATCAATGATTGAAAATACTTCATCAAACAGTTTTCCTTTTGCATCATTCTCATTCCAGCCGGTTAATTCTTCGGCGGTATGATTCATTTGTTTTATTCTTCCGCCGATATCTGTTGTAATTACTCCATCGCCAATACTATAAAGGATTGTTTTAAATTCTTCGTGAGTTTCTCTTAATTCTTTCTCTTTAGTAAAGAGGTCAATGTAAATATTTCGTTGACGGGTTCTGTAAATCAAGATTAATCCGCCGCTAACTAGAAGAATTAATCCGACTGTAAATATTATAATTGCAAGCGCTCTTAGATAAAGCTCTTTATAGACTTCACTTTGACTTATCTGGGCTGTAATGTACCAGTTAGTTCCTGGAACCGGTGCGATGTACGAAAGAATCTCGTCATTGCCGTTGTAATCTTTCCCTTCATATATTCTATTATTTCGAAGAACTGCTTGAACCGCCGGATCATCTCTTTTGGATAAAGGTATGCGGTAATTTAGGTCTGCGTTTTTAAGATGGTTCAACTCACTAAGAAAAAGAATACTATCGCCGTCTCTTCTAAAAATAAATGCTTCGGAGGTTGCACTAAATGAAAGCCGTGATTTTATTAATGGATACAAATACTCATTCGGATCTATACGAAAGACAAGTACTGCAACAGTAATTTTTTGATTGTTAATTATTGGCGCAATTATGTCGTAATGAATTCTATTATGAATAGCATCTTTATAAAGATCGGTAAATGTTAATTCTTTATTCTTTGATGCTTCCATTATTTTTAAGGAAGTAATAGAATCGATATTGGATAATTTATTATCTAGAGTTAACAGCAATTTCCCATTAGGAGAAGAAATAAAAATATTTTCATATCTGTAATTTTGTTGGGTTAGACTTAATCTTTCGATCAATTCTTTCTTTAATAGTAGATTTGTTCTGTTGCTGACCCACTCTATAATTTTATTTTGAAAAAATGGGGATTGTGAAATAACGGTAACATCTGAAGTTTTATCTTTGCGCCAGTGCACAAGTTGCTGAATTTTCATTTCTGCAATTGCTTGTATTTCGAGGTGTTTGCTTGTACGAATAGACTTTGATTCGAATGATAAATAAAAATATGCGCCGGATATAAGTAATACACTTATAACACCGATTAGGGATAACACTTGCCATTTTCTAATTAATGGTTCAGATCCCTTTTTCATTAAAACTTACCTTCAAAATTAATTACTAGTCTTTCGTTAAATATTTGTCAAAAAAATCACTCTGCTGTTAAATCTTTACCGATTAATAAACTTTTTCGGTTCAACTTACAATACGGTATTATTATTAGTGTTCTGGGAATGATAATATAGAAGTCGCTGATTCCTCCCACAGAAATGTTATTGAATTTGCTTAAAGCAAGTTTACAACGATAACAAATATTAACAGCATAATATTTTAAATCTTTCATCGCTAATTCTAAAACTAAATTTTCAAATACTTTCAAAATTCTAGCTAAACGATGACCTAAAATAAATACTTCGGCTAATAATGAATAGCTGTCTTAAAGAATGAAGAAGTTCTATTACAGCAACTCTCAATTTTATCTGTTATTAACATTAATTGCAGCCGAATTTTTGAACGAATTTTGATAGCTCTAACTATAAGTTAAGTGATAGTTACTCAAATTTCAAATACCCGAAAAGCTAAAAATAACATACTGATTAATACATTTTTAAAGATTGAGTTAGTTGTAAAAATAACAACCGCTGGATTTCAGAATCAAAAAATAATTTGATCTAATGAATCTATTATTACTTCCAAACAGTTTGGTTGCTCAACCATGTGCGTTATCTATTCAAACTTGCCAAGGCAAATTTTGATAATAGAACTTAGGTGTCCAAAGAAAGGATGGATTCCTATAAAAATAATTTCTATTTTCTTTGTGTAAGAGAGAAAATAAATTGTTCTTATCAGAAATGAGGGATTTATGAAGTACCCCGCATTAAAAAATTATATTGATGGAAAATATGTTTCCGGCAGCGGAACAGATTTAGAAGTAAACTCACCTTTAGATGGCTCTATAATTTCCACCGTACCAATTTCAAAATCCAAAGATGTTAATCAAGCTGTAATAGCCGCGCAAAGAGCATTCCCATCATGGTCGGCAACACCAATCAAAGAAAGAGCACAAATATTTTTCCGCTACAAAACTCTTTTAGAAAAAAATATGAATGAACTTGCTTCATTGGTTCAAGAAGAGAATGGCAAAACAATTTCTGAAAGTATTGCCGAAGTTGAAAAAAGCATTGAAGTTACAGAGTTCGCATGTTCTATGCCTCAGATTGCCTCAGGTGAAATTTTGGAAGTAAGCAAGGGAGTTGATTGCCGGATTGAACATTGTCCAGTTGGTGTAGTTGCTTCTATTACTCCATTTAATTTTCCAAACATGGTTCCAAATTGGACTATACCTAATGCGCTTGTTCTCGGAAATTGTATGATCCTCAAACCATCAGAGCAAGTACCAATTAGCGCTAATAGAATTGCGGATCTTCTAAAAGAAGCCGGTTTACCCGATGGTGTTTTTAATATTGTACATGGAACAAAAGATGTTGTAGAAGCAATTTGCGACGATCCCGGGATTCAAGCCGTTTCGTTTGTTGGATCCACAAAAGTTGCTAAAATTGTCTATGCTCGTGCAACTTCAAATCTCAAACGCGCATTAACACTCGGCGGAGCTAAAAATCATTTAATTGTTCTTCCCGATGCAAATGTAAATATGACTGCATCAAATGTTGCGGCTTCGATGTCCGGTTGCGCAGGACAGCGATGTATGGCAGCATCTGCAATGGTTGCAGTCGGTTCCGTAGATCATATAATCGAACAGCTCGTTCTGGAATCGAAAAAAATTATTCCGGGAAAAAACCTTGGTGCAGTTATATCGCTTCAGGCAAAAGAAAGAATCGAAAATTACATTACAGAAGCAGAACGCGAAGGCGCTAAAATTTTATTAGATGGAAGAAATTGTAAAGTCGTTGGCAAGGAAAATGGTTTTTATGTTGGTCCGACTGTAATCGATTTTGTTAGACCCGAAATGCGAATTGCGAAAGAGGAAGTATTTGGTCCTGTGTTAGCAATTATAAGAGCGGAAAATGTTGACACTGCACTTTCGATACAAAACAGTTCTAATTACGGAAACGCTGCATCGGTATTCACGCAAAACGGCGGAATGGCTAAATACATCAGCGAACGTGCTAGTGCCGGAATGATCGGAGTTAATATTGGTGTGCCTGTTCCTAGAGAACCATTTTCATTCGGCGGCTGGAATGAATCTAAATTTGGAACTTGTGATATCACCGGTAAAAGTTCTATCGAATTTTGGACAAAACTGAAAAAGACAACTATAAAGTGGAATCCAGATTCAAAAGTAAATTGGATGTCTTAAAATACTAATTCATAATTGAGAATGTGGAATTCAAAATTTGAATCTATAGTAAGTTGTAATATTTTTTCTTGAATATTGATTATCCCAAAAAAGAAAGGTGCAAAAATGAGTAGAATAGTTCGCGGAGGTTTAATTCAAGCGTCTCTCTCTATGTCAACCGAACAACCCATCGAAAAAATCAAACAATCAATGATTGAAAAGCATTTATTAATGATTGAGCAAGCCTCCAAAAAAGGCGTTCAAATTATTTGCATGCAGGAGCTTTTTTACGGGCCATATTTTTGCGCTGAACAAAAAACTAAATGGTATGCACTTGTTGAAAAAGTTCCTGAGGGACCAACAATTAAGTTAATGCAGGAAACCGCAAAAAAATATAATATGGTAATTGTAGCTTCGGTCTATGAAGAAGAAATACAAGGTGTTTATTATAACACCGCCGCTGTTATTGATGCCGATGGAAAATATCTAGGCAAGTACCGCAAGCATCACATTCCGCATTGCGATCCCGGATTTTGGGAAAAATTTTATTTTAAACCCGGCAACCTTGGCTTTCCGGTTTTCAAAACTGCTTATGCGGATATTGGTGTTTACATTTGCTACGATCGTCATTTCCCGGAAGGAGCGAGAATTCTTGGATTGAACGGAGCGGAAATTATTTTTAATCCTTCGGCTACTGTTGCCGGACTTTCAGAATATTTATGGGAACTTGAGCAGCCGGCTCATGCAGTTGCAAATGGATATTTTGTCGGCGCAATTAATCGTGTAGGTACTGAAGCTCCTTGGAACATTGGAGAATTTTACGGCAAAAGTTATTTCTGTACTCCTCGCGGAAAAATTATTGCACAAGCAAGT is a genomic window containing:
- a CDS encoding CoA-acylating methylmalonate-semialdehyde dehydrogenase, with protein sequence MKYPALKNYIDGKYVSGSGTDLEVNSPLDGSIISTVPISKSKDVNQAVIAAQRAFPSWSATPIKERAQIFFRYKTLLEKNMNELASLVQEENGKTISESIAEVEKSIEVTEFACSMPQIASGEILEVSKGVDCRIEHCPVGVVASITPFNFPNMVPNWTIPNALVLGNCMILKPSEQVPISANRIADLLKEAGLPDGVFNIVHGTKDVVEAICDDPGIQAVSFVGSTKVAKIVYARATSNLKRALTLGGAKNHLIVLPDANVNMTASNVAASMSGCAGQRCMAASAMVAVGSVDHIIEQLVLESKKIIPGKNLGAVISLQAKERIENYITEAEREGAKILLDGRNCKVVGKENGFYVGPTVIDFVRPEMRIAKEEVFGPVLAIIRAENVDTALSIQNSSNYGNAASVFTQNGGMAKYISERASAGMIGVNIGVPVPREPFSFGGWNESKFGTCDITGKSSIEFWTKLKKTTIKWNPDSKVNWMS
- a CDS encoding acyltransferase: MSRIVRGGLIQASLSMSTEQPIEKIKQSMIEKHLLMIEQASKKGVQIICMQELFYGPYFCAEQKTKWYALVEKVPEGPTIKLMQETAKKYNMVIVASVYEEEIQGVYYNTAAVIDADGKYLGKYRKHHIPHCDPGFWEKFYFKPGNLGFPVFKTAYADIGVYICYDRHFPEGARILGLNGAEIIFNPSATVAGLSEYLWELEQPAHAVANGYFVGAINRVGTEAPWNIGEFYGKSYFCTPRGKIIAQASRDKDELVVADLNLDEILEVRNVWQFYRDRRPETYEIITKV